The proteins below are encoded in one region of Tsuneonella sp. CC-YZS046:
- the hisS gene encoding histidine--tRNA ligase codes for MGTQTPQAIRGTQDIFGAEAEAFAFVVETFERVRKLYRFRRVEMPVFEKTAVFSRSLGETTDVVSKEMYSFEDRGGESLTLRPEFTAGIARAYLTDGWQQHVPLKVATHGPLFRYERPQKGRYRQFHQIDAEIIGAGEPQADVELLVMADQLLKELGVADGVTLQLNTLGDAESREAWRLALIEYFRAHKADLSEDSQDRLERNPLRILDSKDPRDRPFTAEAPKIDDYLNQEAQDFFGKVTAGLDAAGVAWTRAPALVRGLDYYRHTAFEFVTDRLGAQGTVLGGGRYDGLIETLGGPHTPAVGWAAGIERLAMLVEGAGEGAPTVVVVAENTEREIDALEVVVRLRRAGISAEIFATGSPRKRYDRARKLNSDFLFSLDFRDGVPVNTAKPLAGKVATGEIQAIFDSIK; via the coding sequence ATGGGCACACAAACACCCCAAGCCATCCGTGGCACGCAGGATATCTTCGGCGCCGAGGCCGAGGCCTTCGCTTTCGTGGTCGAAACCTTCGAGCGGGTGCGCAAGCTCTACCGCTTCCGCCGGGTCGAAATGCCGGTGTTCGAAAAGACCGCGGTGTTCTCGCGCTCGCTCGGCGAGACGACCGATGTGGTGTCCAAGGAAATGTATTCCTTCGAGGATCGCGGCGGCGAATCGCTCACCCTCAGGCCGGAGTTCACGGCGGGGATCGCGCGGGCCTATCTGACGGACGGCTGGCAGCAGCATGTGCCGCTGAAGGTCGCCACCCATGGGCCGCTGTTCCGCTATGAGCGCCCGCAGAAGGGCCGCTACCGCCAGTTCCACCAGATCGACGCGGAGATCATCGGTGCGGGCGAGCCGCAGGCCGATGTCGAGCTGCTGGTGATGGCCGACCAGCTCTTGAAGGAGCTGGGCGTCGCGGACGGCGTGACCCTGCAGCTCAACACGCTGGGCGACGCGGAGAGCCGGGAAGCCTGGCGGCTGGCGCTGATCGAATATTTCCGCGCGCACAAGGCCGATTTGTCCGAAGACAGCCAGGACCGGCTGGAACGCAATCCACTGCGCATCCTCGATTCCAAGGACCCGCGCGACAGGCCGTTCACGGCGGAAGCGCCGAAGATCGACGATTACCTGAACCAGGAAGCGCAGGATTTCTTCGGCAAGGTCACGGCCGGGCTGGATGCGGCGGGCGTGGCCTGGACCCGCGCGCCGGCGCTGGTGCGCGGGCTGGATTATTACCGCCATACCGCCTTCGAATTCGTGACCGACCGGCTCGGCGCGCAAGGCACGGTGCTGGGCGGCGGGCGCTATGACGGGCTGATCGAGACGCTGGGCGGGCCGCATACTCCGGCGGTCGGCTGGGCGGCCGGGATCGAGCGGCTGGCGATGCTGGTCGAAGGTGCCGGTGAGGGTGCCCCGACAGTCGTTGTTGTTGCCGAGAACACGGAACGCGAGATTGACGCACTGGAAGTTGTCGTTCGCCTGCGCCGGGCCGGCATCAGTGCCGAAATCTTCGCAACGGGCAGCCCGCGCAAACGGTATGATCGGGCACGAAAGCTCAATTCCGATTTCCTGTTTTCGCTGGATTTTCGCGATGGGGTTCCTGTGAACACTGCGAAGCCTCTGGCTGGCAAAGTAGCAACGGGCGAAATTCAAGCCATCTTTGATTCCATCAAGTAA
- the ppa gene encoding inorganic diphosphatase, whose translation MRIDLIPAGDNPPESLNVVIEVPVGGEPVKYEFDKASGALFVDRILHTPMRYPANYGFVPHTLSPDGDPLDALVVARSPFVPGCVVRARPIAVLNLEDEHGGDEKLVCVPVDSTFPYYTDVEEKDDLPEILFKQIEHFFTHYKDLEAEKWVRIGTWGGASEARQVVIEAIERARKSA comes from the coding sequence ATGCGTATCGATCTGATCCCCGCCGGCGACAACCCGCCCGAAAGCCTCAATGTCGTCATCGAAGTGCCGGTTGGCGGCGAACCCGTGAAATATGAATTCGACAAGGCGTCCGGCGCGCTGTTCGTCGATCGCATCCTGCACACGCCGATGCGCTATCCCGCCAATTACGGCTTCGTGCCGCACACGCTTTCGCCCGACGGGGACCCGCTCGACGCGCTGGTGGTCGCACGCTCGCCCTTCGTTCCGGGCTGCGTCGTGCGCGCCCGCCCGATCGCGGTGCTGAACCTCGAGGACGAGCACGGCGGCGACGAGAAGCTGGTCTGCGTGCCGGTCGATTCCACCTTCCCCTATTACACCGACGTGGAAGAGAAGGACGACCTGCCCGAAATCCTGTTCAAGCAGATCGAGCACTTCTTCACCCACTACAAGGATCTCGAAGCGGAAAAATGGGTCCGCATCGGCACCTGGGGCGGGGCGAGCGAAGCGCGCCAGGTGGTGATCGAAGCGATCGAACGCGCCAGAAAATCCGCCTGA
- a CDS encoding TldD/PmbA family protein yields the protein MFDLARAQERCGALIDCARWFGADGADAIAIGSASESVQVRLGKLEDVERSESEQVGLRVFVGQRSASIQATDLSDGALGELAERAVAMARAAPEDPFAGLADEALLMRGQQLNLDLCDAGEPRPEQLRALAEEAEDAARAVAGVTNSEGGSASFGRSLVALATSHGFSGAYEGSSHGLSASVVAGNGGNMQRDYAWRQTRHAADLPSGAEIGRLAGERAVARLDPGRLASGTMPVVFDPRVGGSLIGHLISAMAGPAIARRSSFLLERLDEVLFDPAIRIVDQPHLLRGLRSRPFDGEGLLTAPRDLVADGRITGWLAESASARQLGIAPTGHASRGSSGAPGVSASNVHMEPGAASRDELIADIADGVLVTELIGHGVNGVTGDYSRGASGFRIVNGEIAGPVAEFTVAGNLVDMFRALTPASDLEWHQSINVPTLRVDGMTVAGD from the coding sequence ATGTTTGACCTGGCCCGGGCGCAGGAGCGCTGCGGTGCATTGATCGATTGCGCGCGCTGGTTCGGCGCGGATGGCGCCGACGCCATTGCGATCGGGAGCGCATCCGAAAGCGTCCAGGTCCGGCTCGGCAAGCTGGAGGATGTGGAACGCTCCGAGAGCGAGCAGGTCGGCCTGCGGGTGTTCGTGGGGCAGCGCTCGGCCTCGATCCAGGCCACCGACCTCAGCGATGGCGCGCTGGGCGAGCTGGCGGAACGGGCGGTGGCGATGGCCAGGGCCGCGCCGGAGGACCCCTTCGCCGGGCTGGCGGACGAAGCCCTGCTGATGCGGGGCCAGCAGCTCAATCTCGATCTGTGCGATGCGGGCGAGCCGCGCCCCGAGCAATTGCGCGCGCTTGCCGAGGAAGCGGAAGACGCCGCCCGCGCGGTTGCGGGGGTGACGAACAGCGAAGGCGGCAGCGCCAGCTTCGGCCGTTCGCTGGTGGCGCTGGCGACCAGCCATGGCTTTTCCGGCGCTTACGAAGGCAGCAGCCACGGCTTGAGCGCCAGCGTGGTCGCGGGCAATGGCGGCAATATGCAGCGCGACTATGCCTGGCGGCAGACGCGCCATGCCGCCGACCTGCCGTCGGGCGCCGAGATCGGCCGGCTGGCGGGCGAAAGGGCGGTGGCCCGGCTCGATCCGGGCCGGCTGGCCAGCGGGACGATGCCGGTGGTGTTCGATCCGCGCGTGGGCGGCAGCCTGATCGGCCATCTGATTTCCGCCATGGCGGGCCCGGCGATCGCCCGGCGCTCGAGCTTCCTGCTGGAACGGCTGGATGAAGTGCTGTTCGATCCTGCGATCCGTATCGTCGATCAGCCGCATCTGCTGCGCGGGCTGCGGTCCCGGCCCTTCGACGGCGAGGGCCTGCTCACCGCGCCGCGCGATCTGGTGGCGGACGGAAGGATCACCGGCTGGCTGGCCGAATCGGCATCCGCCCGGCAGCTCGGCATTGCCCCGACCGGCCATGCTTCGCGCGGGAGCAGCGGAGCGCCCGGCGTTTCCGCGAGCAATGTGCATATGGAGCCGGGGGCGGCTTCACGGGACGAACTGATCGCCGACATTGCCGATGGCGTGCTGGTGACCGAACTGATCGGGCACGGCGTGAACGGCGTGACCGGGGATTACAGCCGGGGCGCGTCCGGCTTTCGCATCGTCAACGGCGAAATCGCCGGGCCGGTCGCGGAATTTACCGTGGCGGGCAATCTGGTCGACATGTTCCGGGCGCTGACCCCGGCCAGCGACCTGGAATGGCATCAGTCGATCAATGTGCCGACGCTGCGGGTGGACGGGATGACGGTCGCGGGCGATTGA
- the lptB gene encoding LPS export ABC transporter ATP-binding protein — protein MNVLDDPNRLDPAETLSKAAPPVPQGGLEVISIAKSYDKRAVLTDISLSVAKGEVLGLLGPNGAGKTTCFYSIMGLVRPDSGRILMDGVDVTNLPMYRRAILGLGYLPQETSIFRGMTVEQNIASVLEMVEPEEDVRRSELERLLDEFGLARLRVSPAMALSGGERRRCEIARALAAKPSIMLLDEPFAGIDPLSIADIRHLVIDLKERGIGVLITDHNVRETLDIVDRACIIYGGQVLFAGSPQELVADENVRRLYLGESFTL, from the coding sequence ATGAATGTCCTTGACGATCCCAACCGCCTCGATCCGGCGGAAACGCTTTCCAAGGCAGCTCCCCCCGTCCCCCAGGGCGGGCTGGAGGTCATCTCCATCGCCAAGAGCTACGACAAGCGCGCCGTGCTCACCGACATCTCGCTGTCGGTGGCCAAGGGCGAGGTGCTGGGCCTGCTCGGCCCCAACGGCGCGGGCAAGACCACCTGCTTCTATTCGATCATGGGCCTCGTGCGGCCGGACAGCGGCCGCATCCTGATGGACGGGGTCGATGTCACCAACCTGCCGATGTATCGCCGCGCGATCCTCGGCCTCGGCTATCTGCCGCAGGAAACCTCGATCTTCCGGGGCATGACGGTGGAACAGAACATCGCCAGCGTGCTCGAAATGGTGGAGCCGGAAGAGGATGTCCGCCGGTCGGAGCTTGAGCGGCTGCTGGACGAATTCGGGCTTGCGCGGCTGCGCGTCAGCCCCGCCATGGCCCTCTCCGGCGGCGAGCGGCGGCGCTGCGAGATCGCCCGCGCGCTGGCGGCGAAGCCTTCCATCATGCTGCTGGACGAACCCTTCGCCGGGATCGACCCGCTTTCGATCGCCGATATCCGCCACCTCGTGATCGACCTGAAGGAGCGCGGTATCGGCGTGCTCATCACGGACCACAATGTGCGCGAAACGCTCGACATCGTGGATCGCGCCTGCATCATCTACGGCGGCCAGGTGCTGTTCGCGGGCAGCCCGCAGGAACTGGTCGCGGACGAGAATGTGCGCCGGCTCTATCTCGGTGAAAGCTTCACCTTATGA
- the rpoN gene encoding RNA polymerase factor sigma-54 encodes MNFGPRLDLRQSQSLVMTPQLQQAIKLLALSNLEIEAFVSEALEANPLLELGEAEGAVPELPDSDLSADREAADAPVDAVETGVDRLLETGPNDAEPPLDVEFSALHGDADTGLVADLRLGAEQRSEANGEGFSIEERGQGPLTLTEHLLNQIGAVAADEDIAFIARYLIGLLDDTGYLTADLRHVAGELDAPLAMVEAALAAVQSLDPTGVGARNLAECLALQAREADRYDPCMASLIDNLDLIAKGNLKQLRRICNVDDEDFADMLAELRGYDPKPGLRFGKETAGAPVVPDILVQAAGGGWDIAINPATLPRLCVNRSYYLELRGSCEDKSSRAWLNEKLADANWLLRALDQRQKTILKVAREIVKQQEGFFRHGVSALKPLTLREVAEAIEMHESTVSRVTANKYLNCARGTFELKYFFTSGVASSDGGGAVSAEAVKAQIRALVDAEDPSAILSDDTLVDLLKEKGFDLARRTVAKYREAIGIGSSVQRRRQKALAAIR; translated from the coding sequence ATGAATTTCGGGCCGCGCCTCGACCTGCGGCAAAGCCAGTCGCTGGTGATGACGCCACAGCTCCAGCAGGCGATCAAGCTGCTGGCGCTCTCCAACCTGGAGATCGAGGCCTTCGTAAGCGAAGCGCTGGAAGCCAATCCGCTGCTCGAACTGGGCGAGGCGGAGGGAGCGGTCCCCGAACTTCCGGACAGCGACCTGTCGGCCGACCGGGAAGCGGCGGATGCGCCTGTCGATGCGGTGGAAACGGGGGTCGACCGCTTGCTGGAAACCGGGCCGAACGACGCGGAGCCGCCGCTGGATGTCGAATTTTCCGCGCTGCATGGCGATGCCGATACGGGACTTGTCGCGGATCTTCGCCTCGGCGCGGAGCAGCGTTCCGAAGCGAATGGAGAAGGTTTCTCGATAGAGGAGCGCGGGCAGGGGCCGCTCACCCTGACCGAGCACCTGCTCAACCAGATCGGCGCGGTCGCGGCCGACGAAGACATTGCCTTCATTGCCCGCTACCTGATCGGCCTGCTCGACGACACCGGCTATCTCACCGCCGACCTGCGCCATGTGGCGGGGGAACTCGATGCGCCGCTGGCCATGGTCGAGGCGGCGCTGGCTGCGGTCCAGTCCCTCGACCCGACCGGGGTGGGCGCCCGCAATCTCGCGGAATGCCTGGCCCTGCAAGCCAGGGAAGCGGATCGCTACGACCCCTGCATGGCGAGCCTGATCGACAATCTCGACCTGATCGCCAAGGGCAATCTCAAGCAGCTGCGCCGGATCTGCAATGTCGATGACGAGGATTTCGCCGACATGCTGGCGGAGCTGCGCGGCTACGATCCCAAGCCCGGCCTGCGCTTCGGCAAGGAGACGGCGGGGGCGCCGGTCGTGCCCGATATACTGGTGCAGGCCGCCGGCGGGGGCTGGGACATCGCGATCAACCCCGCCACCCTGCCCCGGCTGTGCGTCAATCGCAGCTATTATCTGGAGCTGCGCGGATCGTGCGAGGACAAGTCCTCGCGCGCATGGCTGAACGAGAAGCTGGCCGACGCCAACTGGCTGCTGCGGGCGCTCGACCAGCGCCAGAAGACGATCCTGAAGGTGGCGCGGGAAATCGTGAAGCAGCAGGAAGGCTTTTTCCGCCACGGCGTCTCCGCGCTCAAGCCGCTCACGCTGCGCGAAGTGGCCGAAGCCATCGAAATGCATGAATCGACCGTGAGCCGGGTGACCGCCAACAAATATCTGAACTGCGCGCGCGGCACGTTCGAGCTGAAATATTTCTTCACCTCCGGCGTCGCTTCCTCGGATGGCGGCGGCGCGGTGTCCGCCGAAGCGGTGAAGGCCCAGATCCGGGCGCTGGTGGACGCGGAGGACCCATCCGCGATCCTGTCCGACGACACGCTGGTCGATCTGCTGAAGGAAAAGGGCTTCGACCTCGCCCGGCGGACCGTCGCCAAATATCGCGAGGCGATCGGCATCGGCAGCTCGGTGCAGCGGCGGCGGCAGAAGGCGCTCGCGGCGATCCGCTAA
- the ctrA gene encoding response regulator transcription factor CtrA: MRVLLIEDEPTTAKAIELMLTTEGFNVYSTDLGEEGLDLGKLYDYDIILLDLNLPDMHGYDVLKKLRVAKVQTPVLILSGISEMDSKIRSFGFGADDYVTKPFHREELVARIHAVVRRSKGHSQSVIRTGKLAVNLDAKTVEVDGARVHLTGKEYAMLELLSLRKGTTLTKEMFLNHLYGGMDEPELKIIDVFICKLRKKLALACDGENYIETVWGRGYVLRDSDDTAEAA, from the coding sequence ATGCGTGTTCTGTTGATCGAAGACGAGCCGACGACAGCTAAGGCGATCGAGCTGATGCTCACGACCGAAGGTTTCAACGTCTACTCGACCGACCTGGGCGAGGAAGGCCTCGATCTCGGCAAGCTCTATGATTACGACATCATCCTGCTCGACCTGAACCTGCCGGACATGCACGGCTATGACGTGCTCAAGAAGCTGCGCGTCGCCAAGGTGCAGACGCCGGTGCTGATTCTGTCGGGCATCTCGGAAATGGATTCCAAGATCCGCAGCTTCGGCTTCGGGGCGGACGATTACGTGACCAAGCCGTTCCACCGGGAAGAGCTGGTCGCCCGCATCCATGCGGTCGTGCGCCGTTCCAAGGGCCATTCCCAGTCCGTCATCCGCACTGGCAAGCTGGCGGTGAACCTGGACGCCAAGACGGTGGAAGTCGATGGCGCCCGCGTCCATCTCACCGGCAAGGAATATGCGATGCTGGAGCTGCTTTCGCTCCGCAAGGGCACCACGCTCACCAAGGAAATGTTCCTCAACCACCTCTATGGCGGGATGGACGAGCCGGAACTCAAGATCATCGACGTGTTCATCTGCAAGCTGCGCAAGAAGCTGGCGCTGGCCTGCGATGGCGAGAACTACATCGAAACCGTATGGGGCCGCGGCTATGTGCTGCGCGATTCCGACGATACCGCCGAAGCGGCGTAG
- the trmB gene encoding tRNA (guanine(46)-N(7))-methyltransferase TrmB: protein MTAHKPGDPTTLNRLYGRAKGKKLRKGQQDLADRLLPQISVPDDGPITAERLFSQPAPLHFEIGFGAGEHLAYRADLLPDHGFVGCEPFLNGVVGALGHIRDMGLANVRLHMGDALEVLSRVPDGTLSFLYLLHPDPWPKARHAKRRMMNDGPVAMFAAKLKPGGEFRFGTDHPVYLRHALMVMRRHRDTFEWLADSPASFLRRPGGWCETRYEAKARQQGHEVWYFRYRRK from the coding sequence ATGACGGCGCACAAACCCGGCGATCCCACCACCCTCAACCGGCTCTACGGCCGGGCCAAGGGCAAGAAACTGCGCAAGGGCCAGCAGGATCTGGCCGATCGCCTGCTGCCGCAGATCAGCGTGCCTGATGACGGGCCGATCACCGCCGAGCGGCTGTTCAGCCAGCCGGCCCCGCTCCATTTCGAAATCGGCTTCGGCGCGGGCGAGCATCTCGCCTACCGGGCCGACCTGCTGCCCGACCACGGCTTCGTGGGCTGCGAGCCGTTCCTCAACGGCGTGGTCGGCGCGCTCGGCCATATCCGCGACATGGGCTTGGCCAATGTCCGGCTGCATATGGGCGACGCGCTGGAGGTGCTCTCCCGCGTGCCGGACGGCACCCTGTCGTTCCTCTATCTGCTGCACCCGGACCCCTGGCCCAAGGCCCGTCACGCCAAGCGGCGGATGATGAACGACGGGCCGGTGGCGATGTTCGCGGCCAAGCTGAAGCCGGGCGGGGAATTCCGCTTCGGCACCGACCATCCCGTCTATCTGCGCCATGCGCTGATGGTGATGCGGCGGCACCGCGACACCTTCGAATGGCTGGCCGACAGCCCCGCCAGCTTCCTCAGGCGGCCCGGCGGCTGGTGCGAAACCCGCTACGAAGCCAAGGCCCGGCAGCAGGGCCATGAGGTCTGGTACTTCCGCTATCGCCGCAAATAG
- a CDS encoding enoyl-CoA hydratase encodes MSVLKVERDGAVAIVTLNRPEALNALSSELCIALTETIEAADRDDSVSVLVLTGAGERAFSAGVDLKELGSNPDALKAIQQYDPVRALEACRKPVLGAINGVAITGGLEVALGCDMLIGSANARFADTHARIGLLPGWGLSQRLPRMIGVHRAKQMSLTGNFLDAETALDWGIVSEVVDPDRLMARARDIARDMAGADPSFLREYKALIDRGFAMPFGEALEMERQVAWKFNGTVSHGDLEQRRAAVVQRGREQ; translated from the coding sequence ATGAGCGTGTTGAAGGTCGAACGGGATGGCGCGGTCGCGATAGTGACGTTGAACCGGCCGGAAGCGCTCAACGCCTTGTCCTCGGAGCTGTGCATCGCGCTGACGGAAACCATCGAGGCGGCCGACCGGGACGATTCCGTCAGCGTGCTGGTCCTCACCGGCGCGGGCGAGCGGGCCTTCTCGGCGGGCGTCGACCTCAAGGAGCTGGGGTCGAACCCCGATGCGCTCAAGGCGATCCAGCAATACGATCCGGTCCGCGCGCTCGAGGCCTGCCGCAAGCCCGTGCTCGGCGCGATAAATGGCGTGGCGATCACCGGCGGGCTGGAAGTCGCGCTGGGCTGCGACATGCTGATCGGCTCCGCCAATGCCCGCTTCGCCGACACCCATGCGCGGATCGGTCTGCTGCCGGGATGGGGCCTGTCGCAAAGGCTGCCGCGGATGATCGGGGTCCATCGCGCCAAGCAGATGTCGCTCACCGGCAATTTCCTCGATGCCGAAACGGCGCTGGACTGGGGCATCGTCAGCGAGGTCGTCGACCCCGACCGCCTGATGGCCCGCGCGCGCGACATCGCCCGCGACATGGCCGGCGCCGACCCTTCTTTCCTGCGCGAATACAAGGCCCTGATCGACCGGGGCTTCGCCATGCCGTTCGGCGAGGCGCTGGAAATGGAACGGCAGGTCGCGTGGAAATTCAACGGAACGGTTTCGCACGGCGATCTGGAGCAACGCCGGGCCGCCGTGGTGCAGCGCGGCCGCGAGCAGTAG
- a CDS encoding sulfite exporter TauE/SafE family protein, whose product MPLHFEAFELSALLPFIAIGFAAQLVDGALGMAFGVISSTMMVGVMGLPPAVASQRVHMVECFTTATSGISHLLHGNIDKRLFFRLLIPGVIGGLLGAYVLSSLDAAVVKPFVLAYLCAIGLYILWRGLFYPPKIKEAKLIAPLGLFGGFLDAAGGGGWGPVVTSNLLIQGADPRKVVGTVNSVEFFLTVTISATFIYHLGIADLAGATLGLLIGGILAAPLGAWAAKHLPAKQMLILVGIVLTVTSAYGVSRAIN is encoded by the coding sequence ATGCCCTTGCATTTCGAAGCCTTCGAACTGAGCGCCCTCCTTCCTTTCATTGCCATAGGCTTCGCCGCGCAATTGGTCGACGGCGCGCTGGGCATGGCCTTCGGCGTGATTTCCAGCACCATGATGGTGGGGGTGATGGGCCTGCCGCCGGCGGTGGCCTCGCAGCGCGTGCATATGGTGGAATGCTTCACCACCGCGACATCGGGTATCAGCCACCTGCTGCATGGCAATATCGACAAGCGGCTGTTCTTCCGCCTGCTCATTCCCGGGGTGATCGGCGGCCTGCTGGGCGCCTATGTGCTCAGCTCGCTCGACGCCGCCGTGGTGAAGCCCTTCGTGCTGGCCTATCTCTGCGCGATCGGCCTCTACATCCTCTGGCGCGGGCTGTTCTATCCGCCCAAGATCAAGGAAGCCAAGCTGATCGCCCCGCTGGGCCTTTTCGGCGGCTTCCTGGATGCGGCGGGCGGCGGCGGCTGGGGGCCGGTGGTCACGTCCAACCTGCTGATCCAGGGCGCCGACCCGCGCAAGGTCGTGGGCACGGTCAATTCCGTGGAATTCTTCCTGACGGTGACCATCTCGGCCACCTTCATCTATCATCTGGGCATAGCCGACCTCGCCGGCGCGACGCTGGGCCTGCTGATCGGCGGCATATTGGCGGCCCCGCTGGGCGCCTGGGCCGCGAAGCACCTGCCCGCCAAGCAGATGCTGATCCTGGTGGGCATCGTGCTGACGGTGACGAGCGCCTATGGCGTATCGAGAGCGATCAACTGA
- a CDS encoding NADP-dependent malic enzyme, producing MAEDNKLRFTEREALFYHETIRPGKIEIIASKPMATQRDLSLAYSPGVAAPVEAIAADPSKAAIYTARANLVAVISNGTAILGMGNLGALASKPVMEGKAVLFKRFADVDSIDIELDTEDPDAFVNAVALMEPSFGGINLEDIKAPECFIIEQALRERMKIPVMHDDQHGTAIIAAAGLINACHLTGRKLGDVKVVVNGAGASAIACTSLIKSMGVRHENVTMCDSKGVIYIGRDNVDQFKSAHAIATDARTLSDAIAGADVFLGLSIKGALTAEMVKKMAPKPIIFAMANPDPEITPPEAKKVRPDAIVATGRSDYPNQVNNVLGFPFIFRGALDVQATAINEEMKIAAAEAIAALARERVPEEVAAAYGRNHHFGTEYIIPAPFDPRLIERISSAVAKAAMDSGVAQKPIEDFDAYRTALKARLNPTTSVLTQVFEDLKKNPKRVVFAEGEDEVVLRAAIQYRDFGYGNPILVGRTQAVLDKLVELGVDDPDSYEIQNSADSIHVPEMVQYLYQRLQRRGFMERDVRRMVNQDRNVFASLLLALGHGDAMISGLTRPFAQTMKEVQLVLDPKPGHLPFGIHLMIGKDYTVFLADTTINERPTAEELAHIAKETAAVARRLGHEPRVAFLSFSTFGNPSGKWLESIRDAVHILDAENPGFEYEGEMAPDAALNPKVMANYPFSRLSQPANVLIMPGLQSANVSAKLLRELGGNATIGPMLIGMEKPVQIAPMTSIAPDVLQLAVLAAAGVVG from the coding sequence TTGGCTGAAGACAACAAGCTTCGCTTCACCGAACGTGAGGCGCTGTTTTACCACGAGACGATCCGCCCCGGGAAGATCGAGATCATCGCGTCCAAGCCGATGGCGACGCAGCGCGATCTCAGCCTGGCCTATTCCCCCGGCGTCGCCGCGCCGGTGGAGGCGATTGCCGCCGATCCGTCCAAGGCGGCGATCTACACCGCCCGGGCCAATCTGGTCGCCGTGATCTCCAACGGCACCGCGATCCTCGGCATGGGCAATCTCGGCGCGCTCGCCTCCAAGCCGGTGATGGAAGGCAAGGCGGTGCTGTTCAAGCGCTTCGCCGATGTGGATTCGATCGACATCGAGCTGGATACGGAGGACCCGGACGCCTTCGTCAATGCCGTGGCGCTGATGGAGCCGAGCTTCGGCGGCATCAATCTGGAAGACATCAAGGCCCCGGAATGCTTCATCATCGAGCAGGCCCTGCGCGAGCGGATGAAGATCCCGGTGATGCATGACGACCAGCACGGCACCGCGATTATCGCCGCCGCCGGCCTGATCAATGCCTGCCACCTCACCGGCCGCAAGCTGGGCGATGTCAAGGTGGTGGTGAACGGGGCCGGCGCGTCCGCCATCGCCTGCACCTCGCTGATCAAGTCGATGGGCGTGCGCCACGAAAACGTGACGATGTGCGACAGCAAGGGTGTGATCTATATCGGCCGCGACAATGTGGACCAGTTCAAGTCTGCCCATGCGATCGCCACCGACGCCCGGACTTTGAGCGACGCCATCGCCGGGGCGGACGTGTTCCTCGGCCTGTCGATCAAGGGCGCGCTGACCGCGGAGATGGTGAAGAAGATGGCGCCCAAGCCGATCATCTTCGCCATGGCCAATCCCGATCCGGAAATCACCCCGCCCGAAGCGAAGAAGGTGCGGCCCGACGCCATCGTCGCCACGGGCCGGTCGGATTATCCGAACCAGGTCAACAATGTGCTCGGCTTCCCCTTCATCTTTCGCGGCGCGCTGGACGTGCAGGCGACCGCGATCAACGAGGAAATGAAGATTGCGGCGGCCGAAGCGATCGCCGCCCTGGCGCGCGAGCGCGTGCCTGAGGAAGTGGCCGCCGCCTATGGCCGCAACCATCATTTCGGCACGGAATACATCATTCCCGCGCCGTTCGATCCGCGCCTGATCGAGCGGATTTCGTCCGCAGTGGCCAAGGCCGCGATGGATTCCGGCGTCGCCCAGAAGCCGATCGAGGATTTCGACGCTTACCGCACCGCGCTCAAGGCCCGGCTCAACCCGACCACCAGCGTGCTGACCCAGGTGTTCGAGGATCTGAAGAAGAACCCCAAGCGCGTGGTCTTCGCCGAGGGGGAGGACGAGGTCGTCCTGCGCGCCGCGATCCAGTATCGCGATTTCGGATATGGCAACCCGATCCTGGTCGGCCGCACCCAGGCCGTCCTGGACAAGCTGGTGGAACTGGGGGTCGACGATCCCGACAGCTATGAGATCCAGAATTCGGCGGATTCCATCCATGTGCCGGAAATGGTGCAATATCTGTATCAGCGGCTGCAGCGGCGCGGTTTCATGGAGCGCGACGTGCGCCGCATGGTCAATCAGGACCGCAATGTCTTCGCCTCGCTCCTGCTGGCGCTGGGCCATGGCGATGCGATGATCTCCGGCCTGACCCGCCCCTTCGCCCAGACGATGAAGGAAGTGCAACTGGTGCTCGATCCGAAGCCCGGTCACCTGCCCTTCGGCATCCATCTGATGATCGGCAAGGATTACACGGTGTTCCTGGCCGACACCACGATCAACGAACGGCCGACCGCCGAGGAACTGGCCCATATCGCCAAGGAGACGGCGGCGGTGGCGCGGCGGCTGGGGCATGAGCCGCGCGTGGCCTTCCTCAGCTTCTCGACCTTCGGCAATCCGTCGGGCAAGTGGCTGGAAAGCATCCGCGATGCGGTCCATATCCTCGACGCGGAAAATCCCGGCTTCGAATATGAAGGCGAGATGGCCCCGGATGCCGCGCTCAATCCCAAGGTAATGGCGAATTATCCGTTCAGCCGCCTGTCGCAGCCGGCCAATGTGCTCATCATGCCGGGCCTGCAATCGGCCAATGTTTCAGCCAAGCTGCTGCGCGAGCTGGGCGGCAACGCCACCATCGGCCCGATGCTGATCGGCATGGAAAAGCCGGTGCAGATCGCGCCTATGACCTCCATCGCGCCCGATGTGCTGCAATTGGCGGTGCTGGCGGCGGCGGGCGTGGTGGGCTGA